The following are from one region of the Pectobacterium actinidiae genome:
- the ychF gene encoding redox-regulated ATPase YchF — translation MGFKCGIVGLPNVGKSTLFNALTKAGIEAANFPFCTIEPNTGVVPMPDPRLDKLAEIVKPQRILPTTMEFVDIAGLVKGASKGEGLGNQFLTNIRETEAIGHVVRCFENDNIIHVNNKVDPADDIEVINTELALSDLDTCERAIHRVQKRAKGGDKDAKAELAALEKCLPQLENAGMLRSLDLSDEDKAAIRYLSFLTLKPTMYIANVNEDGFENNPYLDKVREIAAAEGSVVVAVCAAVESDIAELDDADREEFMAELGLEEPGLNRVIRAGYELLNLQTYFTAGVKEVRAWTIPVGATAPQAAGKIHTDFEKGFIRAQTIAYEDFITYKGEQGAKEAGKMRSEGKEYIVKDGDVMNFLFNV, via the coding sequence ATGGGATTCAAATGCGGTATCGTTGGGCTGCCTAACGTCGGTAAATCCACTCTGTTCAATGCGTTGACCAAAGCCGGCATCGAAGCGGCCAACTTCCCGTTTTGTACCATCGAGCCGAATACTGGCGTAGTACCAATGCCTGATCCACGTTTGGACAAACTGGCTGAAATCGTTAAGCCACAGCGTATCCTTCCTACCACGATGGAATTTGTCGATATCGCCGGTCTGGTAAAAGGTGCGTCTAAAGGCGAAGGCTTAGGTAACCAGTTTCTGACTAACATTCGTGAAACGGAAGCCATCGGCCACGTTGTACGCTGCTTTGAAAACGACAACATTATCCACGTAAACAATAAAGTTGATCCAGCTGATGACATCGAAGTCATCAACACTGAATTAGCCCTGTCTGACCTCGACACCTGTGAACGCGCCATTCATCGCGTGCAGAAGAGAGCGAAAGGCGGCGATAAAGATGCTAAAGCCGAACTGGCCGCGTTAGAGAAATGTTTACCACAGTTGGAAAACGCTGGCATGCTGCGTTCGCTGGATTTAAGCGATGAAGATAAAGCAGCCATCCGCTACCTGAGCTTCCTTACGCTGAAGCCAACGATGTACATCGCCAACGTCAACGAAGACGGTTTCGAAAACAATCCATACCTCGATAAAGTGCGCGAAATCGCAGCCGCTGAGGGTTCTGTCGTCGTCGCTGTCTGTGCCGCCGTTGAATCCGATATTGCGGAGCTGGATGATGCAGACCGTGAAGAATTCATGGCTGAGTTAGGTTTAGAAGAACCAGGCCTGAACCGCGTAATCCGTGCGGGCTATGAACTGCTGAATCTGCAAACTTACTTCACCGCTGGTGTGAAAGAAGTTCGTGCATGGACAATCCCTGTCGGCGCCACCGCACCGCAGGCCGCCGGTAAGATCCACACCGACTTCGAAAAAGGCTTCATCCGCGCACAGACTATCGCCTATGAAGACTTCATCACCTACAAAGGTGAACAAGGTGCAAAAGAAGCCGGAAAAATGCGTTCAGAAGGTAAGGAATACATCGTAAAAGATGGCGATGTGATGAATTTCCTGTTCAACGTCTAA
- a CDS encoding VOC family protein, protein MRVAHVALWTADLAAQAAFWQEFFSAQVGEKYVSRNRPGFESHFVQLGEGASIELMTLPVLAEALSNKEGCGWAHVAISVGSKADVEALASKAAERGILVAQPRMTGDGFYEAIVSDPDGNLIEITSD, encoded by the coding sequence ATGAGAGTGGCACACGTGGCGTTATGGACGGCCGATCTGGCTGCTCAGGCAGCATTTTGGCAGGAATTTTTCTCCGCTCAGGTGGGGGAAAAGTATGTGAGCCGGAATCGTCCCGGTTTTGAATCGCACTTCGTTCAACTTGGCGAGGGGGCTTCCATTGAGCTGATGACGCTACCAGTGTTGGCGGAAGCCTTAAGCAATAAAGAAGGCTGCGGCTGGGCACATGTTGCGATTTCGGTTGGGAGCAAGGCGGATGTGGAAGCGTTAGCCAGCAAAGCGGCGGAACGCGGCATTCTGGTTGCCCAGCCTCGAATGACGGGGGACGGATTTTATGAAGCGATCGTCAGCGACCCTGATGGTAATCTGATTGAGATAACGTCAGACTGA
- the hisN gene encoding histidinol-phosphatase, translated as MSQSLPDIAFFHELATLASQETLPRFRSLSANQIETKPKEGFRFDPVTEADREAERVIREHITRHYPDHAIMGEEFGLSGEGPVRWVLDPVDGTRPFLCGLPVWGTLIGLLHHERAVMGMMSQAFTGERFWADGSQAWHSDRQGEKRLSTRKGVSLEQAILHTTAPEALSMHPAVRFAALTESTLMTRYGGECYAMAMLAAGQIDICVEFGLQPYDIVALIPIIEQAGGIITDLNGQRVEAGGTVVATGSPDLHQQVLDILNGTRSA; from the coding sequence ATGAGTCAGTCGCTTCCCGATATTGCTTTTTTTCACGAACTCGCCACGTTGGCCAGTCAGGAAACGTTACCGCGTTTTCGTTCCCTTAGTGCAAACCAAATAGAGACGAAGCCGAAAGAAGGCTTTCGCTTTGATCCGGTCACGGAAGCTGACCGAGAGGCGGAGCGGGTCATCCGCGAGCACATCACGCGTCATTACCCCGATCACGCGATTATGGGGGAAGAATTTGGCCTGAGCGGGGAAGGCCCAGTGCGCTGGGTCTTGGATCCGGTGGATGGCACCCGGCCTTTCTTATGTGGCTTACCCGTATGGGGAACGTTAATCGGTCTGCTACACCATGAACGCGCCGTGATGGGGATGATGAGTCAGGCGTTTACCGGAGAGCGTTTCTGGGCCGATGGTTCACAGGCCTGGCATAGCGATCGGCAGGGAGAAAAGCGCTTAAGCACGCGCAAAGGCGTGTCGCTCGAACAGGCGATTCTTCACACTACCGCCCCGGAAGCGCTGAGTATGCATCCCGCAGTTCGCTTCGCAGCTCTAACCGAGAGTACGCTGATGACGCGCTACGGCGGCGAGTGTTATGCGATGGCGATGCTGGCGGCTGGCCAGATTGATATCTGCGTGGAATTTGGATTGCAGCCTTACGACATTGTTGCGCTGATCCCGATTATTGAGCAGGCGGGCGGCATCATTACCGACCTCAACGGGCAGCGGGTGGAAGCAGGCGGCACGGTGGTCGCGACCGGTAGCCCGGATCTGCACCAACAGGTTTTAGACATTCTGAACGGAACGCGGTCTGCATAA
- a CDS encoding MerR family transcriptional regulator, which produces MTFYSIGDVAERCGINPVTLRAWQRRYGLLKPQRSEGGHRQFDESDIQRIKEIKRWVESGVPVGKVKALLEEKSVAINDGWSSFQEEMMTVLRHVRPAKLRTMIMAISSEHPADAIIDHVFIPVRQRLSLDQNTSRTMSSLLDGVLIEYAVLCLAETRKKKGKNALLIAWDTDDRTRLWLEAWRLSQQGWHIEVLAEPLSSPRPELFPGQHILVWTGKTLSRSQSEQLAHWKAQGFAIDFHEA; this is translated from the coding sequence ATGACCTTTTATAGTATCGGTGACGTAGCCGAGCGATGTGGAATTAACCCTGTAACACTGCGTGCCTGGCAACGGCGCTACGGATTGCTGAAACCGCAACGTAGCGAAGGTGGGCATCGCCAGTTTGATGAAAGCGATATTCAGCGAATCAAAGAAATTAAGCGTTGGGTAGAAAGCGGCGTTCCTGTTGGTAAGGTTAAAGCGCTGCTAGAAGAAAAAAGCGTTGCCATCAATGATGGCTGGTCATCATTTCAGGAAGAGATGATGACGGTACTACGTCATGTTCGCCCCGCCAAATTGCGAACCATGATTATGGCAATAAGTAGCGAACACCCTGCCGATGCAATCATCGATCATGTTTTTATCCCCGTACGTCAGCGCCTCAGTCTTGATCAAAACACGTCACGCACGATGTCTAGCCTGCTGGATGGTGTACTCATTGAATATGCTGTTCTATGCCTTGCTGAGACACGTAAGAAAAAAGGTAAAAATGCATTACTGATCGCATGGGATACCGATGACCGCACTCGCCTATGGCTAGAAGCGTGGCGTCTTTCGCAGCAGGGTTGGCACATTGAGGTGCTGGCGGAACCGCTCAGCTCGCCCCGCCCGGAACTCTTTCCTGGTCAGCACATTCTTGTATGGACAGGTAAAACGCTATCTCGTAGCCAGAGTGAACAACTCGCTCACTGGAAAGCACAAGGTTTTGCTATCGATTTTCACGAAGCATGA
- a CDS encoding biofilm development regulator YmgB/AriR family protein: MSQTILKESENYADIPDTILSEYFRNAGDMLADESAMLGAVIRSMLARGEPLTNKTIILRLMGLLELTDDVVKVDIIRKTLEIIVDHTTDDI, translated from the coding sequence ATGAGTCAGACTATACTTAAAGAGTCAGAAAATTATGCAGATATCCCAGATACGATCCTGTCTGAGTATTTTCGTAATGCAGGCGATATGCTGGCAGATGAATCCGCAATGCTCGGTGCGGTTATTCGCAGTATGCTTGCCAGGGGTGAGCCCCTGACCAATAAAACGATTATTCTGCGTCTGATGGGATTACTTGAGTTAACGGATGACGTGGTTAAGGTCGATATTATTCGTAAGACGTTGGAAATCATCGTGGATCATACAACGGACGATATTTGA
- the zigA gene encoding zinc metallochaperone GTPase ZigA, which translates to MADVVARQKTDARLPVTVLSGFLGAGKTTLLNHILNNRAGRRVAVIVNDMSEVNIDAALVREGGAELSRTDEKLVEMSNGCICCTLREDLLIEVNRLAKEGRFDQLVIESTGIAEPLPVAETFTFAGDDGQSLSEVARLDTMVTVIDGYNFLKDYTSVDSIHSRGESLGEGDERSVVDLLIDQIEFCNVIILNKTDLIDAAQQQKLVAIVRSLNPGAKILHAQFGAVPLNEVLDTGLFDFDKAAQAPGWLKELRGEHTPETEEYGIASFVFRARRPFHPARFAQVMENSLTGVVRSKGYFWLASRPEYAGSWSQAGGVARQGLAGSWWVSAPKERWPTDSESLDYIRSIWVDGVGDARQELVFIGIDMDEYALRTRLEAALLTDKEMAEGLAMWLNYPDPIAPWFAS; encoded by the coding sequence ATGGCGGACGTTGTAGCTCGACAGAAAACAGATGCAAGATTACCTGTGACCGTACTATCCGGCTTTCTCGGCGCGGGGAAGACCACGTTACTTAACCATATTCTGAATAATCGCGCTGGCCGACGCGTCGCGGTGATCGTCAACGACATGTCAGAAGTGAATATTGATGCTGCACTGGTGAGGGAGGGCGGCGCTGAGCTTTCACGGACGGATGAAAAGTTGGTGGAGATGAGCAACGGCTGTATCTGTTGCACGCTGCGTGAAGACCTGCTGATCGAGGTTAATCGGCTGGCGAAAGAAGGACGTTTTGATCAGTTGGTCATTGAATCAACCGGTATCGCGGAACCTCTTCCGGTCGCGGAGACCTTCACGTTTGCGGGTGACGATGGGCAAAGCCTTTCTGAAGTGGCTCGGCTGGATACGATGGTGACCGTTATCGATGGATATAATTTCTTAAAAGATTACACGTCGGTGGACAGCATCCATTCACGCGGAGAATCGTTAGGAGAGGGGGACGAGCGCAGCGTGGTGGATTTGCTGATCGACCAGATCGAATTCTGCAATGTCATTATCCTCAACAAAACCGACCTTATTGATGCGGCACAACAGCAGAAGTTGGTTGCGATTGTTCGTTCACTGAATCCGGGCGCAAAAATACTTCATGCGCAATTTGGTGCTGTGCCGTTGAACGAGGTGCTCGACACGGGATTGTTTGATTTCGACAAAGCGGCGCAGGCCCCTGGATGGTTGAAAGAGCTACGCGGCGAGCATACGCCTGAAACGGAGGAATATGGCATCGCCAGCTTTGTTTTCCGCGCGCGTCGGCCGTTTCATCCTGCCCGCTTCGCGCAGGTCATGGAAAACTCGCTCACCGGAGTTGTCAGATCTAAAGGCTATTTTTGGTTGGCAAGCCGTCCGGAATATGCCGGATCGTGGTCTCAGGCCGGCGGCGTGGCGCGTCAGGGGCTGGCTGGTTCATGGTGGGTCAGCGCGCCAAAAGAAAGATGGCCGACAGATAGTGAATCGCTAGATTACATTCGTTCCATATGGGTGGATGGCGTGGGTGATGCGCGGCAGGAACTGGTGTTTATCGGTATCGATATGGATGAATACGCACTGCGAACCCGTCTGGAAGCCGCACTGCTGACGGACAAAGAAATGGCAGAAGGGCTGGCGATGTGGCTCAATTATCCGGATCCGATAGCGCCTTGGTTTGCGTCATAA
- a CDS encoding MBL fold metallo-hydrolase → MLFLLVLAVIAVAVYGWLKQPQYVSPEVKPQPENPLFRDGAFHNPVARPTVDSQNRFALLYRFLFEKDAGALPDARLPSEKTNLHQLSKTDDVIIWMGHSSYFIQLEGKTFLLDPVFSDNASPVPRTNVAFKGSNVYTADDVPEIDYLLITHDHWDHLDYPTLNALRGKIRRIVTPTGVGSYFVKWGFPQKDITEGGWFSCLKENGVDIHVLPTQHFSGRLLKHNQTLWGSFALITPQYRLYLGGDSGYGAHYKEIVARLGGFDIAILECGQYDRDWPHVHMTPEESARAASDLQAKAVLPSHNSKFKLAHHRWNDPLERIAQASENQDWRLMTPRIGECVQVDNPQQTFSQWWCSRLDS, encoded by the coding sequence ATGCTTTTTTTACTCGTTTTGGCTGTGATTGCAGTCGCCGTTTACGGCTGGTTAAAACAGCCGCAGTATGTATCACCAGAGGTAAAGCCCCAGCCGGAAAACCCACTCTTTCGCGATGGCGCGTTTCATAACCCGGTTGCTCGCCCGACGGTGGATAGCCAGAACCGGTTCGCGCTGCTGTATCGCTTTCTTTTCGAGAAAGACGCTGGCGCGCTACCTGATGCCCGGTTGCCGTCGGAAAAAACCAATCTGCATCAGTTGAGTAAAACGGATGACGTCATCATCTGGATGGGACACTCCAGCTATTTTATTCAACTGGAAGGGAAAACGTTCCTGCTGGATCCGGTATTTAGCGACAACGCCTCGCCAGTGCCGCGCACCAATGTCGCCTTTAAGGGCAGCAACGTGTATACAGCGGACGATGTTCCCGAAATCGACTATCTGCTGATCACCCACGATCACTGGGATCATCTGGATTACCCCACGCTGAACGCGCTACGCGGGAAAATCCGCCGTATTGTCACGCCAACTGGCGTGGGTTCCTATTTTGTAAAATGGGGTTTCCCGCAGAAAGATATTACGGAAGGCGGCTGGTTCAGTTGCCTGAAAGAGAACGGGGTCGACATTCATGTGCTTCCTACACAGCATTTTTCCGGTCGACTCCTGAAGCATAACCAAACGCTGTGGGGATCATTTGCGCTGATCACGCCACAGTATCGCCTGTATCTCGGCGGGGACAGCGGCTATGGCGCGCATTACAAGGAGATCGTTGCGCGTCTGGGTGGATTCGATATCGCAATACTGGAATGCGGGCAATACGATCGGGATTGGCCTCACGTTCACATGACGCCGGAAGAGAGCGCACGGGCAGCCAGTGATTTGCAGGCCAAAGCGGTATTGCCGAGCCATAACAGCAAATTTAAGCTGGCGCACCATCGCTGGAACGATCCGCTGGAGCGAATTGCACAGGCCAGCGAAAATCAAGACTGGCGCTTAATGACCCCCCGCATTGGTGAATGCGTTCAGGTTGATAATCCGCAGCAGACGTTTAGCCAGTGGTGGTGTTCTCGTCTAGACAGCTAG
- a CDS encoding AAA family ATPase, whose product MEWNTIRGLVPVSGVQPDFADCLDAFPVLQRAKETPQEPRYHGEGDVWTHTIMVVESLLQLPDYQAATREQQEILFFAALLHDVAKYRTTVIDPVTGQIGQPGHSRKGAIDARVLLWDADVPFAIREAICRLISVHQVPFYCLEDERRRMSPIFTIRELSWQLSIPLLATLAEADMRGRICQDQARVLDSIELFRELAREEGCYGQPRAFVDAHTRLSYFRGADVHPDYPLFQEPGSKVTVMCGLPASGKDTWVRTHRPNLPVVSFDDARTELGLKHGENEGKAVHWATDKARSLLRTHAPFVWNATHLSQQMRTRTLDLCYAYGADVEIVYLERPRQELLRRNGKRDTTLSNKTLQGMLTKWELPSPTEAHNVLYEI is encoded by the coding sequence ATGGAGTGGAATACTATCAGGGGATTAGTCCCCGTCTCTGGCGTACAGCCAGATTTTGCAGATTGTCTGGATGCGTTCCCGGTGCTTCAACGCGCCAAAGAGACGCCGCAGGAGCCACGCTATCACGGCGAAGGCGATGTCTGGACACACACCATCATGGTGGTCGAGTCGCTATTGCAGCTTCCCGATTACCAGGCAGCCACGCGCGAGCAGCAGGAAATCTTGTTTTTTGCCGCATTGCTGCATGACGTTGCCAAATACCGCACGACAGTGATTGACCCAGTAACGGGTCAGATTGGTCAACCGGGGCATTCGCGCAAAGGAGCCATCGACGCTCGGGTGCTGCTGTGGGATGCAGACGTTCCGTTTGCGATTCGGGAAGCGATTTGCCGGTTAATTTCGGTGCATCAAGTGCCGTTTTACTGCCTTGAGGATGAACGCCGTCGGATGTCGCCGATCTTTACGATTCGCGAGCTGTCATGGCAGTTGAGCATTCCGCTGCTGGCAACGCTGGCGGAAGCCGATATGCGTGGGCGCATCTGTCAGGATCAAGCGCGCGTGCTCGACAGTATTGAGCTGTTTCGCGAACTGGCGCGGGAAGAAGGCTGTTACGGTCAGCCGAGAGCGTTTGTCGATGCTCATACACGCTTGAGTTATTTTCGTGGAGCCGATGTGCACCCAGACTACCCACTGTTTCAGGAACCGGGTTCAAAGGTCACCGTGATGTGCGGTTTGCCGGCTTCGGGAAAAGACACCTGGGTGCGAACGCATCGGCCCAATTTACCCGTGGTTTCTTTCGACGATGCGCGAACAGAATTGGGGCTGAAACATGGCGAAAATGAAGGGAAAGCGGTGCATTGGGCGACTGACAAAGCACGCTCGCTGCTGCGAACACATGCACCGTTCGTATGGAATGCCACGCATCTCAGCCAGCAAATGCGCACCCGCACGTTGGATCTGTGTTATGCCTACGGCGCAGATGTGGAGATCGTCTATCTGGAGCGTCCGCGTCAGGAATTACTGCGCCGCAACGGGAAACGTGACACCACATTGAGCAATAAAACGCTGCAAGGTATGCTGACGAAATGGGAACTCCCTTCGCCGACAGAAGCGCATAATGTTCTCTATGAAATCTGA
- a CDS encoding diguanylate phosphodiesterase produces the protein MLTTIIYRSHLCDNIPINTLEDMVAAANEKNSQADVTGILLFNGTHFFQLLEGPEENVIPIYRNICEDPRHYNVVELLCDYAPSRRFGKVGMELVDLRKYDRHEVLQNLLDKGTSKYQLTYDDRALQFFRTFVEDREKENYFEIPPADSWEFVLDDNAALSKVVAADQASDCSFAFQPIIDPLSQQIVALEALIRTPSGAPPHAYFEGLTDDEIYEADLRSKKIAFAMASALPIGEQSLSVNLRPMTLVKIPQAVNFLLQEIQAHGLVPEQVIIEFTESEVISRFDEFTDAVRLLKAAGIRLAIDHFGAGFAGLLLLAQFQPDRIKINRDLIKDVHRSGSRQAIIQAIIKCCTSLEISVSAVGVEKPEEWMWLESAGISLFQGYLFAKPEIGRIPAIAWPEKKSVF, from the coding sequence ATGCTCACTACCATCATTTACCGTAGCCATCTCTGCGACAATATTCCGATTAACACACTAGAAGACATGGTGGCTGCTGCAAATGAAAAGAATAGCCAGGCTGACGTAACAGGAATTTTGCTTTTCAACGGCACCCATTTTTTCCAACTGCTTGAGGGGCCTGAGGAAAATGTTATTCCTATCTACCGCAATATCTGCGAAGACCCTCGTCACTATAACGTTGTAGAGCTTTTATGTGACTACGCACCATCGCGCCGGTTTGGTAAAGTAGGGATGGAACTCGTTGATTTAAGAAAGTATGACAGGCATGAAGTACTGCAGAATTTACTGGATAAAGGCACATCTAAGTATCAATTAACCTATGATGATCGGGCACTCCAATTCTTTAGAACGTTCGTTGAAGACAGAGAAAAAGAGAACTACTTTGAAATTCCCCCTGCTGACTCATGGGAATTTGTTCTCGATGACAATGCCGCGCTGTCAAAAGTCGTTGCCGCAGATCAAGCATCTGACTGTAGCTTTGCATTCCAACCGATTATCGACCCACTTTCTCAACAAATAGTGGCGCTGGAAGCCTTGATCCGTACGCCATCGGGTGCCCCCCCCCATGCTTATTTCGAGGGGCTGACAGACGATGAAATCTACGAAGCAGACCTCAGAAGTAAAAAAATTGCATTTGCCATGGCCTCAGCGTTACCGATAGGAGAACAGAGTCTGTCTGTTAATCTTAGGCCTATGACGTTGGTTAAGATCCCCCAGGCAGTCAACTTTCTTTTGCAGGAAATTCAGGCGCATGGGCTGGTTCCAGAACAGGTCATTATTGAATTTACTGAAAGTGAGGTTATCTCACGCTTTGACGAATTTACTGATGCTGTCAGGCTGTTGAAAGCCGCGGGTATCCGCTTAGCCATTGATCACTTTGGAGCGGGATTTGCTGGGCTGTTATTACTTGCCCAATTTCAACCAGACCGGATCAAGATTAATCGAGATCTCATCAAGGATGTACACAGAAGTGGCTCTCGTCAGGCTATTATTCAAGCGATTATCAAATGCTGTACCTCACTTGAAATTTCAGTTTCTGCCGTAGGTGTTGAAAAGCCCGAAGAGTGGATGTGGCTCGAATCTGCGGGAATTTCTCTGTTTCAGGGATATCTGTTTGCCAAACCAGAGATAGGTAGAATCCCCGCGATTGCCTGGCCAGAAAAAAAATCCGTTTTTTAA
- the ycgZ gene encoding regulatory protein YcgZ translates to MHQNGYIPDTANAITRYFNKATLPSQQETLGQIVVEILSEGKNLSRKAICDKLLRRVELACDAEEEKHYYTLIGLLFDR, encoded by the coding sequence ATGCATCAGAATGGTTACATTCCAGATACTGCTAATGCCATTACCCGGTATTTCAACAAAGCGACTTTGCCTAGCCAGCAGGAAACGTTAGGGCAAATTGTCGTTGAGATCCTGAGCGAAGGAAAAAACCTAAGCCGAAAAGCCATCTGCGATAAATTGTTGCGTCGGGTTGAGCTGGCTTGCGATGCCGAAGAAGAAAAACACTATTACACGTTAATCGGTCTGCTTTTTGATCGTTAA
- the ychH gene encoding stress-induced protein YchH codes for MKRKNVAALGNVLMGLGMILMIGGIGFSIASQFPKLNVPEYMTYIDLVSIFSGAIFWLVGARISGREEVADRYWWVKHFDKRCRRQHHP; via the coding sequence ATGAAACGCAAGAACGTGGCTGCATTAGGTAATGTGTTGATGGGGCTTGGTATGATTCTGATGATTGGTGGCATTGGCTTCTCCATCGCCAGTCAGTTTCCTAAGCTAAATGTCCCTGAATATATGACTTACATTGATCTGGTCAGTATTTTTTCTGGCGCAATATTTTGGTTGGTGGGAGCGCGCATTAGCGGGCGTGAGGAAGTTGCAGACCGTTATTGGTGGGTTAAACACTTCGATAAACGTTGCCGCCGCCAGCACCATCCATAG
- the pth gene encoding aminoacyl-tRNA hydrolase, which translates to MSSIKLIVGLANPGAEYAATRHNAGAWFVDRLADSYRQPLKEESKFFGYTSRLSLAGQDVRLLVPTTFMNLSGKAVAAMATFYRIQPDEILVAHDELDLLPGIAKLKLGGGHGGHNGLKDIISKLGNTPNFHRLRIGIGHPGDKSKVTGFVLGKPPMSEQTLIDDAIDEAVRCTEILMKEDMIKAMNRLHAFKAA; encoded by the coding sequence GTGAGCAGCATTAAATTAATTGTCGGCCTGGCGAATCCCGGCGCTGAATACGCCGCCACTCGCCATAATGCGGGTGCCTGGTTTGTCGACCGTCTGGCGGATTCTTACCGTCAGCCGCTAAAAGAAGAAAGCAAATTTTTCGGCTACACCTCCCGCCTGAGCCTGGCTGGGCAAGATGTACGCCTGCTGGTTCCCACTACGTTCATGAACCTGAGCGGAAAAGCCGTCGCGGCAATGGCCACCTTCTACCGTATTCAGCCTGATGAAATTCTGGTTGCACACGATGAGCTGGATTTATTACCGGGAATTGCCAAACTTAAGCTGGGTGGCGGCCACGGCGGCCACAACGGTCTGAAAGACATCATCAGTAAATTGGGCAACACCCCGAACTTCCATCGTTTACGCATTGGTATCGGCCATCCGGGTGATAAAAGCAAAGTGACCGGTTTTGTACTGGGAAAACCGCCGATGAGCGAGCAGACGCTGATCGACGATGCCATTGACGAAGCCGTACGCTGCACAGAAATCCTGATGAAAGAAGACATGATCAAAGCGATGAACCGCTTGCATGCCTTCAAAGCGGCATAA
- a CDS encoding RNA ligase family protein, protein MYLHSIPLVKYPRTPHLEGSRLQPGDDASDQISLKALAGRYVVIEEKIDGANSGVSFNETAELLLQSRGHYLAGGSRERQFNQFKLWATAHEMRFLELLEDRFVMYGEWAYSKHSVFYDRLPHYFHEFDLYDRRDGIFLSTARRHAMLAGSPVLSVPVLYAGEMPTNPALLWKLVFRSLAKSQNWKTAFESTVQREGLPLALCWQQTDKSDRSEGLYLKVEDDEQVLARYKLVRHDFIQTILDSGSHHSRRPILPNQLAEGVDLYAPCPQVSWEMLGLNTLRSLDALAAAMPNK, encoded by the coding sequence ATGTATTTACATTCAATACCGTTAGTAAAATATCCGCGTACTCCTCATCTGGAAGGTTCGCGTTTACAGCCCGGCGATGATGCGTCGGATCAAATTTCACTGAAAGCATTGGCAGGTCGTTACGTCGTGATCGAAGAAAAGATCGACGGCGCGAACAGCGGCGTGTCCTTCAATGAAACGGCGGAACTCCTGCTCCAATCGCGCGGCCACTATCTGGCTGGTGGCTCGCGGGAGCGCCAGTTCAATCAGTTCAAGCTCTGGGCAACCGCGCACGAAATGCGTTTTCTTGAGCTGCTGGAAGACCGCTTCGTGATGTACGGCGAATGGGCGTACAGCAAGCATTCCGTGTTTTACGACCGGTTGCCGCACTATTTTCACGAATTTGATCTTTACGATCGTCGTGACGGCATTTTTTTATCGACGGCGCGCCGACACGCGATGCTGGCAGGTTCACCCGTGTTGTCCGTTCCGGTGCTCTATGCCGGGGAGATGCCAACAAATCCGGCGTTGTTGTGGAAGCTGGTGTTCCGTTCGCTGGCAAAAAGCCAGAACTGGAAGACGGCGTTTGAATCCACCGTGCAGCGTGAAGGCTTACCGCTCGCGCTGTGCTGGCAGCAAACCGATAAATCGGATCGTTCGGAAGGCCTGTATCTGAAGGTTGAAGATGATGAACAGGTACTGGCACGTTACAAGCTGGTGCGCCATGACTTTATCCAGACCATTCTGGACAGCGGATCGCATCATTCCCGACGCCCAATTCTGCCGAACCAACTGGCTGAAGGCGTTGATCTGTACGCGCCTTGTCCACAAGTATCCTGGGAAATGCTGGGGCTGAATACGCTGCGTTCTTTGGACGCACTCGCCGCCGCCATGCCCAATAAGTAA